The Solea senegalensis isolate Sse05_10M unplaced genomic scaffold, IFAPA_SoseM_1 scf7180000014229, whole genome shotgun sequence sequence tCTGTCcatctctcccccctccctccctttatctctgtctttcacacacacacaaatacactttgTGTATATTTCCTGATGCAGAGTTTAGATAAGTCTCATCTGCGATCACCTGCCTGTGACTCAGAGGTGCTTAACTCTAAAAAACCGTGTCTTAACATCTTAAAAGGCCCTTCAAAGTTGAGAGGAGCAGCCAAATTATACTcacaatgtcaaaatgtcctcaaaaagaAAGGTTTGAATCAAATTTGTCCTGAcagtcctcacacacacacatacactctgtgtgtgtgtgtgtgtgtgtggctggctGGCTGCATTGATACCCCACCCACACACTGtcaaactaaacacacacatacatactgtgtCTGTCTATTCTGTTAAACCCAAACCTGGGGAGTCTGGCAGAGTGCAGACAGCGTGGAGAAGCCATCTCCTCCAAGGTAACATTAGTCAGGGAGACTGAGCAGAGAAGAAGGAAACGCTCTCCACAAGGAAAGAAGAAAGGGAGCGAGGCAGGGAGAAGGAGATAAATGAGAAAGAGGGACAATGAGCAAATAAGGAAGAGGTAAAGATCTCTGCTTGTCTTACTGAGGATTCACAGCACAGAGCTatacagacaaagacagagagagaaagatgacaCGATGAGCTGCAACATCTGTGAGCAGTACTTCCCTCACGCTTCAGTCCCCGACTCTTGTTGCTAATTTTGGGAAAAAGGTCGTCAACAACAGGAACCGCCAATGATAAAATATGCATCCTGTAATTAgcgaaacatacacacacacatacacaaacacttacTCTTGAACTTCACAGAAAGAGCCCGCTAAATATTCATAGAGGACAACATTTCCTGCATTGTTCCGTCTTTTATTTCTTCTAACCAGACATTGTCACAAGTGTCGGTCCGGAtgaaaaactcacacacacgcagatttGTTACACTAAtaacataacacacacaaatgcacacatgggTGTCTGTGTACAGGAAAACTGTAGTTAGGACTGACTTTGCTTTGcaaaaatagactttttttattttctaaaggCAGTAGGAAGGAGTGGGAATGGAAGgcttgaggtggttcgggctcAACTTTCAGCGAGCCAAGCTCAAGCAAAGGTTGGACCCTGTAGGTCACTCGTGTGTCTCCAAAATGGTGAAGAGCACCAGTGCATCGCTGCCATTCTTACAGGTGAGATAGACAAAGGTTTAAAGAGGAAAGGGGAAGAGGATAcaatttgagagagagagagtgtgtctaTTTCTCATTTGGGATGCTGTGTTCGGAGCTACTAGTCTGGATCAGTCACAGGGatttgagcgtgtgtgtgtgtgtgtgtgtgagtgtgtgttggtgcTGATTCATTCCCTCCGTCTCTGTGGTTTGGCCCGTCTGTCAGTAGGTCAATAATCAGTAATCCCACACAATAAACTCTtctttgctccctctctcttcctccctctttcaTTAACCCCCGGTCCTCAACTTGTTctgcaagacaaaaaaagagagtgcATTAGATGGACggagtgaaaatgaaataaagaaatacacacGACCAGAAGCAGATACTGTGTGAACCAGGACAGAGAAGGTGAGGGAGTGAGTCTGAAAAGTAGAGGAAGGAACAGAGGGCAGTGGATTCCATGTTAGCGATAAGTGCAACCACAAATCCCCAACACTCTCTGTCGATAACCATTTGCACCCACCGACTGCAGTTGATGCCTCTCGATGAAAACTGTCTGAGAAAAGAtgagtgacagagagggagaaaaaaagagctgaaaaTTCGAGGGGCACGAGGACGGGAATGAGGTAGACGGCAAGTAAAAATACCCCTTACCTCGCAAACCAACTTAATAATAGTGAATCAGATTCATTTCTGTGCCAGTAACGTTTCATTTCTCCAAAGAAATGGGAGTGTAGTTTCTGCACTATTGATTGGACCATAAAATGgttatcaataaaaaaaacaaaaaaaacaactgcttctcCTCGGATGCCTCGACCAAACTGTGCAGGTTAAGACAAGGGGGCCCGACTTTGAAGTGTTTTAGTTTAAGGACAATTCCAGTGTATTACAACACTATCTACAGCATCCAGGTAACTGTTGGGGACGTGGGGAAAAACATTACACTTGCACTGATATCATGATCTGATTAAATATTCTCTGTTGATGTTGAAAAATAGAGGCGGGGCTACTCTGCATATTACGTGCAAAATCTAAATGAGGCATCAAAGCCATTTAAttgcttttctgtgttttatcaaTGCCAGGGTGGGAActccaaatcaaacacaaatttACACTCATTAGCCACTTTAATAGGTACAACGGACAACTAATAAGGGGGCATCCGGGTCTTCCGCTGCTGTAGTCTTACGGGCTTCAAGGTTGGACGTGTTGTGGGTTCACCGTTGCATTTCTATTATTTCAAATCAGTCTGATTCTTCTCCTCTGAACACTGGCATCAACAACAAGGAATTCTGCACCAGAGAACTGATGCTCACTagatattttctcttctttaaaCTATTCTTTGTAAACTCTAAAGTAGCAGTTTCTAAAATTACAGGTCtggcaccaaaaaaaaatgccaaaaaagtcacttaaatcatctttttctccaattgaatgaatgaaatgaaatttattttgaacatgagAATCACAGATAAAGCAATGTTCACATGAAATTGCTCTTTTTCTCCAAACAGGTGTGCCTAATACACTGgtcatgtgagtgtgtgttcagtcaAGATTTACCAAGTCATGATTTACAATTAAaagcaatattaatattatcattattattattattctatttaaaAGCTGTGGTGTTGGAGCAGTTATGTCAAAGTTAGGCAAACCAAACACCCTCTGAAACCCGAAACACAGCTCGGAGAGTAAAATGAAGATGGGTCAGTCTTGGAAAATGAAGTGGAGAAGCAAAAGATAGGGAGCAAGAGGCGGTCATGCAGCGAGAATATGGAATGAGGCGGCAAGCAGTGGATGGAGAGATCGGCCTCTGTGATAAACTCTTATTCATagagggaggaaaaacagagactTTATCTGCTCTTCCACTGCCTCTTTCTCACTGTTTGCTATCTGGACCTGTTAAGTGCTGAATGCATTAGAAATGTGACTAGGGATGAGGCGATAGCGGATGGAGGGAGTGAGTGGCAGCAGGGCAAGGAGGGCAACAGAAAAAGAGCAAACCAAGGTCTAAATGTTATCGCTGTCTGTGGCAATAAGACGCCTAATTATCACTGACAAATGCTGTGTACCTGACAACACCTCTGCAACTGAGGAGTCCATCTTATTTGGTTTATATCCTGCGTGAGCTGATGTTGATGTCCTAATCTACGACTATAGAATTTCTACAAATGTGATTTCAAAAATTTGACGTAGAAGGATTATGGACAGCTGATAAACGGCCTGTTCAAATCTCCTGACCTCCAAAGGTCAAAGTCATGTCCTCTGACACACACGCGCTCTCGGTGCAGCGTCTCGCTCGACTGTGATGAAACCGCGTAAACATCCTAATCACAAAGCTGCATCGGCTCACATCAACCCTACTTCACTCTCTGTTTTGTCAGCTGTGTAAATCTGCATATTATTCCTTTAAAGTCTTATCACAGCACTGTTTCTTCTCCACCTAATGACTTTAAAAGCAAGCCTTAGATAAGCACAGATGAACAGGAGTGTGCCGTGATTGCTGCGGGGTGATAAACACAAGTGGATTACCATATCGTCGCAAGCTTGCTTCCAAACAATTTACAAGATCATAACAATATCCGGCCTGTGAGCGTACCCGTGCTGAATCTTGACAAGGCTACAGGTAGCTCTCTTAAAtgtacacacgcacgcacacacgcacgatGAATAAAACATCCGTGCAATTTGCATAATgtatagctttaaaaaaaaatctgcctgcGTCTGACTTTTAGATCTAATACTAATACTCATGAGAGAAAGCGACAGACAGGAAACTCAGCTTTTCTCatttctgaaaaacaaagcaactctaaaaaaaaaaaaaatctaatataaaAGCTCTATGAATGTAAATTGGGGCTTTTTGGGAGCAAGGGATGTTACATATAGCAAAgtgagagagggggggggatcAAGTTAATATCAACCTGAGTGACATTACTGTTACTGTACAGCGTGCAACAGTAAACCTCCGACATTTGTATTTGACGATGCACGGAGAGGACACGACGGTGTCCAACTAGCAGCGACTACTCCTTTGGTCTgattacattaaaacacacacacacacacagacagtaggGGAAGGGCTTGTGTCAGCAGGTATTATGGAAATATACTGGACGGTTTAAAGTAGCTATGAGGACTGAGCTTCACTCAGGCGCCAGTAGCGGTGTGGAAATTATATTCGCCTGTCTAAAAGCAAAGAGCTGCTGCATGTAAATGgatgcctctgtgtgtgtgtgtgtgtgtgtttgagttcgACATTTAAAAAGGGAATGGCTCTTCTACTGTAGCTACCACGCTATCTATGAGGCCACTGACTTACGCTGGAGCTAACACTGCCATGGGGCTCTTTGATAATGCAAACGTCAATTCAACTGAAAGCTACGTTACAGGATTAAGAAACAACGACAACTCACTTATCGTACGTCCATGGCGGTGCATGCATGTACCGGTCATTCTTCAGAGTGTTGGGAGGggggaaatgttaatgttatttcgGAGCGTTAAGATAATTCAAGATAGCGCTGAATGCATTTTCCTCACCTGCAGTAAGTACAGTTAAACACTTCCTTTATGTTACTCTTACAAGCATGGCAACACATAGCGTTTATATGCAAGAGACACAAGTGCAGCGCATGAAAGTATGTTAAATAATGATCAAAGACAAACAGCCCGACGtcagtaaacagtaaacaccCACCTGTTTGGCATTGTTGACACACTGTAGGTAAAGGGCTGCGATGTTAGAGCAGTGAAGGGTTTTTCCGACGTTCTCTTTGTAGCACGCAAGGATCTGACCCTGCAGGTCCGCGCACACAGGATACGCCTCGTAACGCCTGCAGGGGTGAGAAAGGGAGAGAAGCAGTGTGAAAATATGGTGTCAGAGGAGAGGAACATGGGGCAGGAGGGACAGCGCGAGGGGGAGCATTAAGGACAAGTAAAAGaggtgagaaaaagaaaggagtGAGGGAAAAATCAGGCGGACGATAGAAAACGCAGATGGAGACAAATGAATgttctctctcattttctctccgcAGTTCATTCACATACTTGTGAGTTGTCGTGAGGTCTACAGTACGTGCAGAGACCCCCTGCTTTTTCTCCTATTACAGTGACTCCAGTCGAAAAACACCTTAAGCGAGAATCAGCATCACTGTATCTGCTGGGTGGAGGATTAAAGGTCAATCCATCCACCACAGGTCTGCAGTGATGACCATGTTGATGTGTGCATTACACTCTATCGACAGAGAGGCCGGAGGGTTTTCTTAAAAAATGGACATTGGACAATCAGTGGCGGGCATCAGATAAAGCTTCCAACACCTGAAATAGGAAATCCATCGGCAGCATGTGACCGCAGTGAAGAGAAGCTAACGCTGCAATCCAATGCTGACCCACAGGAAAGCACTAAAGCTTTTTGACTGAgatgaaaataatgatgatggGGTCACAACTACAGGCAACTATGCATAGAGTCCTGGTTAATTAGTCCATCTCCTTATGTCTTATACTAAAAAACCATTTAAAAGGCATTATAGAAGAGAGGATTGATCACTCCACCATTTACTAAGAAATCTATCCATTGATTCGGAAGGACTCCCTCCACAGAGTCGACCGTTTACAAAGTGAGAAGCAAGCAATCACCTTGTACGggtttaaatgtcaaatacaatcTTTCAGCATTCAAGAAGAGGGTGCTGTCGCGGACCGTGAATGCAAATTATCTGGTTATCGGCTACACATCACTAGCTTATAGCACACTCAAGTCTGTCATTGAGGTCTACAGTTTCAGAGCTGCCGTCTTAGCTGGCACGATCCAGATGTTAGTACCCCGCATGACGGGCGCTACTTCAGTGCATTCAATTCTATATTTGCGACATGTAGTCGCTGTTCGGCCCCTTTAGTCAGTCTGAGCAGTGAAAGGCTCCACCAGCATCAGTGCCTTTGGCGGAGTTAACtgcttttgtctgtctctccgCACAGCCCATAAAAATCCATAATGGCAACACAGGCACATGCTCAGGCTATTATGCTAATAGCGGTGTCATCGTTTTGTTCACACCACTGCTCAGGACACTCCATCTGCCTCACTAACCACGCCTTTTTCGTGGGcgtgaaagagaaaagagaattTGCCCGTCAGCAACTCTGGAGATCCCAGAGGAAAACCAGGGGGTGAAGTCGAGCCCCTGTAGTCAGAATCAGATGTTTGATTTGCCCCCTGGAGTGAGAAATTACCCCCCTGTTGGATTCAAAGCAAGGGATTGGCCGCACGGGTCATTACCCAGGGTGCTGTGCAGCGGGAAGACGGCGCAGTGACGATGTGTACATATGTGCATCTCCGTATGGTCATATTTGTTAGAGAGGTAGGAGAAATCTATCGTCCATGCAAGTGCAGGTCAGTGACTACATGAAAGCTACTCTCAAAAGTAACAGTTACAGTTTAGTAATCTATCACCCAAAAGatgcaacaacaaaataaaactacaagaTTCTACATTTAGGGATAGATAAATGACTTTCTTCATGCAAGCTCATCTTATACAGCATTCCATTcggtcaaaaaaacaaaaactctttaATCTTGTGTCTTAATGGGTTTTTGACccgtgggaatgtgtttaatcagcattcaaacctgggtcaaatgactctgcaatgcaggtggatttttattttccGATCCAAACTGACCCGACTGAAGACACAAATATCTTCTTTATCTGCTTCTGTTTGGGCATTGATGTAGATTTTGCcgttatatatgtatgtaactttttacaacttgctatcttattgtattttattaggTTCCTAATGGCATTTACTAACCACTGAGTTTGAACAAGCGACTGAAGTAAAAGATACAGAATAGTAATGCCTGGGACATTGTCACTAAGCTCAATTGtggtgttgttggttttttttttggttttttttctcccactccAAATTTCACGCATGGGTGAcgtacatccatccatccatcctgctTATCCAAGGGTTGCAGAGGGAGCTGTGGCCAATCAGGAAAGTCTATACCTTGACTAATTCCCAGCATCTCTAACTTTAAGTGTAGACCGGGACATTATGTTGCAGCATTTGTGAATCCATCGGGGAGAAATCCAGTCATTCGCTGCGAGGCATGACACGGCCATTGCTCTGCGTCTGGGTATTGAACGATGACAGCAGCGCGAGCACAAACCGCCGGCATCCTATTCCTATGGATCCGAACGCTCATTTATTAAAGTGCCTATGGGCATCTACAGGGATGATGGGAGCCACATACACCCACTAATTACTTTCTTAAGCATCTGCGTTAATGCCAGGTGCATCCTGCTGATACAAACCACAGTGTTTATCACCAGTAATGGCCTCTGAGAGAGTGAAAGGAGGGCATGTGAAGGGAAGAGGGAAACGAGGATAGAAACGGAGAGCATTTCTTGATGAGGAACTGGACTAGTTTTTGCTTGCTCTCTGCTTCACTCTGTGAGGAAGAGGTTTGAGACGGAGGTTGAGTTAATCATGGAGACAataacactgtcacacacactatCATCTATCATTAAGGTTAACATTAAGTTCGTGACGCAGACCACACGGAGGTGGTAGGGAAAGACTTCCACCTCCActctctccccctcactctCACATTAGGTGCCCTCACGTCATTTACGACAGGAAGATGGTTAGAGTGCTCGTGCGTGAGGGTGAGCAGATGCAAAAATGACATGTCGTTTCAGTTATAGGCTATAAACCATCACCACTGCAGTGGAAGGTTATCAGTTATAtcattttatgaagaaaaaaaaagcaataaaaatgaataaaataccgTGTATGATATCAAGGCCACCAATAGGCTTCTATTTGACAACCGAGTGTTGACATTTGAAAGCATTATCAAGACgaaattaacttttgttttgcatgtcACTCACCTCGAATAGCACACAAAACACCAGAGGTAATAGTTCCAGGAGTTTAGAGAATTGAATGgtgcaaagacaaaacacagcaaGTCATCCCACCATGGGAATCATGGGGTGTAATTATGGATATAGTTGAAAACAACCATGAATCATCCAGCTCCCATGTAACCTGAGCAGAAAGGCATTCATAAACAGTGACACTGTTTCTCTTTCCCACCTAACcgtgtttattattataataataataataataataataataataataataataataataataataataacaataataatgatagtttgacatttttcagtgttgGTTTGTTCCTACTGTAGAATAAAAGTCTTGAGTCAACATGTCCTGATGTTGTCACATACAGGTGGAAAAGAAGAATCAGTGCTGACCCCTTCGTTCACATTGTGACTCCGTCTAGATGTAGCTGTGTATCCCCTGTCACAATGAAGACTCggatacaaagacaaaaagtagAATGCTACAGATACAGTGTCTGTAAACAATCAAAACTATTATTCTACAGGTTATAgaactgtttttttccaccatcTATATTGGccatttgttgttgtctttgtccaaaacaaacaaagacatctAGCCAGATACAGTCGGTCATTACTGgaaccatctctccctctcacccCAGAGACTGTAAATCCAA is a genomic window containing:
- the LOC122760963 gene encoding MICOS complex subunit MIC19-like encodes the protein AKQLEAREADLQKQDAFYREQVARLEERSAQFFKVTTENFHNAADQVNAKYKRYEAYPVCADLQGQILACYKENVGKTLHCSNIAALYLQCVNNAKQNDRYMHAPPWTYDKTS